The DNA sequence AGCAACGGCCGCCTCGGCGAGACCTACAACGTGGGCGGCCAGAACGAGCGGCAGAACATCGAAGTGGTGCGCGCCATCTGCGCCCTGCTCGACGAACTCCGCCCAGACGCTGCCGGCAAGCACGAGCGATTGATCTCCTTCGTGACCGACCGCCCGGGCCACGACCACCGCTATGCGATCGACGCCACGAAGCTGCGGCGTGAACTCGGCTGGGTACCGCAGGAGAACTTCGACACTGGTCTGCGCCGCACCGTGCAGTGGTACCTCGCGAACCGGCAGTGGCTCGACGACGTGACCAGCGGGGCCTACCGCGGTGAGCGTCTCGGGACGGGAGCCTCCAAGTGAAGGGCATCATCCTCGCCGGCGGCACCGGCAGCCGCCTCTGGCCCATCACCAAGGCCGTGAGCAAGCAGCTGCTGCCCGTGTACGACAAGCCGATGATCTACTACCCGCTGAGCACCTTGATGCTCGCGGGCATCCGCGACGTACTGGTCATCACCACGCCGCATGAGCAGGCGCTGTTCCAGCAGCTGCTCGGCGACGGTTCGCAGTACGGCATCAATCTCTCCTACGCCGCGCAGGCCGTGCCCAATGGCCTCGCGCAGGCCTTCGTGATCGGCCGCGAGTTCGTGAACGGCGAGCCCTCGGCCCTGGTGCTCGGCGACAACATCTTCTTTGGCCACGGCTTGGTGGACCAACTGCGCCGCGCCAACGAGGCGGCCACGCAGACGCCGGGCGCCACGGTGTTCGGCTATCACGTGGTGGACCCTGAGCGCTATGGCGTGGCCGAGGTGGACGTCTCGGGTCGCGTGCTGAGCATCGAAGAAAAGCCCGCGCGGCCGCGTTCGAACTGGGCAGTGACGGGCCTGTACTTCTACGACCGCGACGTCTGCGATATCGCCGCAGCGCTCAAGCCCTCGGCGCGCGGTGAGTACGAAATCACCGACGTCAACAAGGAATACCTGCGCCGCGGCACGCTGCGCATGGAGCAGCTGGGCCGTGGCTTCGCCTGGCTGGACACGGGCACCTACGACTCCCTGCTCGACGCCTCGGCCTTCGTGGGCACGCTCGAGAAGCGGCAGGGGCTGCGCATGGCCGTGCCCGAGGAG is a window from the Pseudogemmatithrix spongiicola genome containing:
- the rfbA gene encoding glucose-1-phosphate thymidylyltransferase RfbA; protein product: MKGIILAGGTGSRLWPITKAVSKQLLPVYDKPMIYYPLSTLMLAGIRDVLVITTPHEQALFQQLLGDGSQYGINLSYAAQAVPNGLAQAFVIGREFVNGEPSALVLGDNIFFGHGLVDQLRRANEAATQTPGATVFGYHVVDPERYGVAEVDVSGRVLSIEEKPARPRSNWAVTGLYFYDRDVCDIAAALKPSARGEYEITDVNKEYLRRGTLRMEQLGRGFAWLDTGTYDSLLDASAFVGTLEKRQGLRMAVPEEIAWRNGWLDDAGLQRVGDALGKSEYGAYLLNLLKGGK